DNA from Microcoleus sp. bin38.metabat.b11b12b14.051:
TGTCAATGGTAAATTACGAAATATTCTGCATAATGAATCAAGAAGTACGGGATTTATACGAAATGAGCCTTGCGGAAATTAGAGAATACAGGGGCTTTAGTCGCCGTGAGCTTAGCCTGCAACTGACGGGGAAAGTCTCTGAAGATACTTTGTATTCCGTAGAAAAAAGAAAACAAAAACCTAGAGTTGATACTGCAATAGCCATCTGTACAGCCCTAAATATTAGCTTGAAACAGTTCTGTCACTCGATCGGGCTAGATGTGTCAGGACTTGTTGATGATTACGTGCCGCCGAGGGACAGCTAACAAACAGAGCGAAGTTTTGGGCGAGATATTTGATACAATTCTGAGTTGGGTTGTGCTTTAGGGTCGATCGACCTTTTACATCGCCTCACCTCTTCGGTGTTGAAAGAAAGGGGCTTAAGGTATGCACTCAAACCCCAAAAACACGCTTGGGTATGCAAGCACAATTGATAGACAGCACAAGTAAGGCGGTTATCAAACCTGCACGTTTTGACCTTGGAGGCTCGCCGGCCGCCTTCTGTCATGTCCGTCACTTACAACTTTAGTTGGATAATCATAATTTGTCAACTAAAATTGTATAACTTTAGTTTAAATGAATCAAGATATAGACTATCTCAAACCAGAAACTATTCAAGAAGCTATCCAATTGGCTGAAGCTACTCAGGAACAACTAGCCCGAAACCTAGGAGTTTCTCTAAATACGGTGAATTCCTGGGTTAATTGTCGGAAAATGCCACGGGCGGATAATTTCTTCGCCCTATGCCGGGAGTTAAAGCTTTCGCCCAAAACCGTTGCTAGATTGCTAGGCATCAATATCTCCAACATCCCTGACGATATCCCTTTGGTAAGATCGCCTTCGCCCAAGGACAACTAACCCGCGGGGGTTCGCCAATCTCTAGGGAAAGGGGCTTGAGGTATGCACTCAAGCCCCGAAAATACGCTTGGGTATGCAGGCATAATTGATAGACACTACAAATAAGGCGGTTCTTCAAACCTGCATTTTGACCTTGGAGGCTTGTTGAGCCACCTTTGTTTTGACTATCTACTAGCAGTTTAGTGCCATACGTAAACTTTGTCAAGCACTATTTTGCTAGCAACTAACTGCTATAATTTGATGGAAGCTGAAGATCGAGAAACGATAACCTTGAAAAACCTGAGAGAAAGTGCAAATTTGACCCAACCCGAACTTAGTCGTCGAATGGGGGTAGGAATTCGCATTATTGGCGATTGGGAACGAGGAGAAGCCATTCCTCGCTTCGATCGCGCTATTGCTCTGGCGCGCGAGCTAGGTGTCCCACTAAAAACACTTGCTAGATGTATGGGACTAGACTTAGCCCAAATTCCCGACGATTTCCTCACGTCAAGTGTACTTCATCTTTCAACTGAGGTCAAGAATATCAACATCACGAAAGAAGCTTCATGTATTCTGGAAGAAAATTCGCAAGAAAAGGAGAAATCTCGGTTAAGGCTGCTCAGAGAACAAGCTGGGCTAACCCGCCCTCAAGTCAAACAACATATCGGCGTTTCTGAGCGGATGCAAGCTGACTGGGAATCAGGAAAGTCCATGCCAACTGTTGAAAACGTGGCTGCACTAGCTAACCTGCACCAGGTTTCTCTAAAAACTATGTTTGAGCTTTTAGGATTAGACGTAACCAGAATTCCCGATGATTTGCCAAGTCGTGATCCGTCGCCCAAGGACAACTAACCCGCAGGGGTTCGCCAATCTCTAGGGAAAGGAGCTTGAGGTATGCACTCAAGCCCGGAAAATACGCTTAGGTATGCAGGCATAATTGATAGACACTACAAATGAGGCGGTTCTTCAAACCTGCATTTTGACCTTGGATGCTCCCTGAGTCGCCTTTGTTGTGCCTATCTACATGAAGTTTACGTCTTATTCAGATGCTTGTCAAGAAGTTTACATCATGAATATTTCGTCCTATGATAGAAGAAGATTTACAAGAAAAGGAAAAGTCTCCTTTGAGACTACTCAGAGAAAAAGCTGGACTAACACGCCCTCAAGTTAAAGAAAAAATCGGAATTTCGGAGCGAAGACAAGCTGACTGGGAATTAGGCAAGGCTCTACCTAACGCTGAAAACATACTTGCACTGGCTAACCTGTACCAAGTTTCTCTAAAAACTATGTTTGACCTTTTAGGATTAGACGTAACTAAAATTCCCGATGACTTGCCAAGTCGTGATCCGTCGTCCAAGGACAACTAACCCGCAGAGGTTCGCCAATCTCTAGGGAAAGGAGCTTGAGGTATGCACTCAAGCCCCGAAAATACGCTTGGGTTATGCAGGCATAATTAGTAGAAACTACAAATAAGGCAGCTCGCTATAAACCAAAGCGTTTCCACCGTCCGGCTACATGAGCCGCCTTTCTGTTGTCTCTACTTAAACAATCATACTTGTAACCTTCTGGTTTGTCAACAAGTTTGCTTGTAAATTTTCCTGATATGCCCAGAAAAAAACAAACTCAAGAGTCGAAAGATATACCAGCACTGCAAATCTTGCGGGAGGCTGTTGGTTTGTCGCAATCGGCCTTAGCAAAACAAATTCCCGACAAAACGGGCGCAAAATCTCTAAGTCAACAAGCAATCAGTAACTGGGAAAGAGGACTAGACGAACCAGAATTGACCATTGCTCAAATGAAAGCTCTTTGTCAGGCTCTCGGAAAAACGCTTAACGATTTACCCAACAACTTAGGCCCACCAAATCCTGACTGATAAGTAAAAACTTAAAAAGTACGTTGTTGCGCTTGGGCGCTCTTTCCTATATGCAAGAGCGCCCAAGCGCAACAACGTACCTGGCCGCCTGAGTGAGCCCTCAATCGGTAATTTTCCCTCTCAGAGCCTTAATCTGGCCTCGCTTGGTTTTGCTGTCAAGACGCTTGCGCTGCGAACTGCGAGTGGCTTTGCTGGGTTTGCGCCTTTTTGGGATGACGATCGCACTTTTGATC
Protein-coding regions in this window:
- a CDS encoding helix-turn-helix transcriptional regulator, which encodes MIEEDLQEKEKSPLRLLREKAGLTRPQVKEKIGISERRQADWELGKALPNAENILALANLYQVSLKTMFDLLGLDVTKIPDDLPSRDPSSKDN
- a CDS encoding helix-turn-helix transcriptional regulator, with the protein product MNQEVRDLYEMSLAEIREYRGFSRRELSLQLTGKVSEDTLYSVEKRKQKPRVDTAIAICTALNISLKQFCHSIGLDVSGLVDDYVPPRDS
- a CDS encoding helix-turn-helix transcriptional regulator, whose protein sequence is MPRKKQTQESKDIPALQILREAVGLSQSALAKQIPDKTGAKSLSQQAISNWERGLDEPELTIAQMKALCQALGKTLNDLPNNLGPPNPD
- a CDS encoding helix-turn-helix transcriptional regulator — its product is MNQDIDYLKPETIQEAIQLAEATQEQLARNLGVSLNTVNSWVNCRKMPRADNFFALCRELKLSPKTVARLLGINISNIPDDIPLVRSPSPKDN
- a CDS encoding helix-turn-helix transcriptional regulator gives rise to the protein MSSTILLATNCYNLMEAEDRETITLKNLRESANLTQPELSRRMGVGIRIIGDWERGEAIPRFDRAIALARELGVPLKTLARCMGLDLAQIPDDFLTSSVLHLSTEVKNINITKEASCILEENSQEKEKSRLRLLREQAGLTRPQVKQHIGVSERMQADWESGKSMPTVENVAALANLHQVSLKTMFELLGLDVTRIPDDLPSRDPSPKDN